In a single window of the Flavivirga spongiicola genome:
- a CDS encoding gliding motility-associated C-terminal domain-containing protein, with product MKTTLLFRNVFLNTFYILLLLCASLSVSAQCPTIADPTPPAICDASGFTFNDLNTYATDGGNGIRWYAVPTGGTAFNPGEFVSQGTYYADDDSGTCGFRESIFIDFTVDPTGQNLDANYCSNENIDFQDYIDNVLQSGIPPGGSVEIYYSFDLVNQVAPATLFPNGLTNLAIVFVAAGGVCKSQFETSRVGVFASPQDPMPDLIQAFCANAIPTPTVGSLQTGTPATNFNWYSSLDAFDNPIEASKLSSSDPLTSGIYYIQIDDGSCTSNAVAVTVNVDVPVDAGSSDTLRYCEDNIPAADFNLFDELGGFPQTGGNWTTNSSLAITNGHLGTVNISTLIAGTYVFTYTISGGGACPDGISTVTIIISPILSSGTPSGANRTFCVSGLPSNFDLMTLLDTDADLGGVWTEGLSSSGTVVPSSIDLTTGAFTPASSPYNFTYSQNTTTPCPEDSTTIQIVVLADPNAGTATNDTFCENALIANYNLFNALDGSQDNNLGIWTDATNATISDPLNLDITSFTVGGSPYTFNYTIDNGTCSDTETISITIEDAPNAGTTTNPNAFCLSDITPGQTLDLSDYLSVDADPGVWSDDTPSNRLSGSIVTLDGLLPGTTYSFTFDVTAFPGCDTPEMPTVLITINAQPDTGAADPAIYCENDLALNNTAFDLFTLLTGTVDAGGQWYLGTDSAGTMISNVLDLNTLTNIQVYDYTYSITDINGCINSTTTSITIEDAPNAGTTTNPNAFCVADITSGQTLDLLDYLSVDADPGIWIDDTPSNQLTGSTVRLDNLLPGTTYSFTFDVTAIDGCDAPEMPTVLITINAQPNTGTADPATYCENNPALNNTSFNLFTLLTGTVDAGGQWYLGTDTTGTAITNILDLNTLTNIQVYNYTYSITDINGCTNNTTTSITIEDAPNAGTTTNPNAFCVADITPGQTLDLLDYLSVDADPGVWIDDTPSNQLTGSTVRLDNLLPGTTYSFTFDVTAIDGCDAPEMPMVTITINDSSAPTANATQEFCDTATVGDLTVLTGTTIQWYDDATGGTPLAGTVTLIDGENYFATQTDGTTGCESSVRTEVIARIYQSPNAGVSVNPGISECNNTTINLFDGLDGSQDNGGTWYEGPDNTGAVVSTPTTYDVTGFSANNYQFTYYITASAPCVDDSTTITVTIDEPLSAGTDNTLDACSTDATTDLFTLLGAADPGGTWSPALTSGTGVFDPTVDAGDIYTYTHTNACGVTRSEVIVTVTQAPNAGTSNPALICVIDGPTDLFTFLGGADTLGTWSPALASGTGVFDPLVDTAGVYRYTVTANSPCAIDATADITVTVSDSSPPIVNNATMEFCLIDNPTVADLDAALTATGTITWYEDAALTTQLNATDTLVDGEDYYATQTNASGCESSTNVQVDVIVNDTPTPTLDNLAAEYCINDGPIINDLSLNITEYNASTSNIVWYDAASNGSVISDSSTLNHNVTYYAALVDGTTGCESSVRLAITTDLTSCGKLILPDGFSPNGDGTNDTYDFDNLHILYPNFVIEIFNRYGNIVYKGNANTPRFDGISNQSRTIGSGDLPVGVYYYIFNFNDGENKPEQGRLYLSR from the coding sequence ATGAAAACAACACTACTATTTAGAAATGTGTTCTTAAATACATTCTATATTTTACTGTTATTATGTGCTTCATTGTCGGTTTCTGCACAATGTCCTACGATAGCAGATCCAACTCCGCCAGCTATTTGTGATGCATCTGGATTTACTTTTAATGATTTGAATACTTATGCAACAGATGGAGGTAATGGCATACGTTGGTATGCTGTCCCAACAGGAGGAACTGCTTTTAATCCGGGAGAGTTTGTTTCACAAGGAACCTATTATGCTGATGATGACTCTGGTACCTGTGGTTTCAGAGAATCCATATTTATAGACTTTACAGTAGATCCAACAGGACAGAATTTAGATGCTAATTATTGTAGTAATGAAAATATAGATTTTCAAGATTACATAGATAATGTTTTACAATCGGGTATTCCGCCAGGGGGTAGTGTTGAAATTTATTATAGCTTTGATCTTGTTAACCAAGTAGCTCCAGCTACCTTATTCCCTAATGGCCTAACAAATTTGGCTATAGTATTCGTAGCTGCCGGTGGGGTTTGTAAAAGTCAATTTGAGACTTCCAGAGTAGGTGTGTTCGCTTCACCGCAAGACCCAATGCCTGATCTTATACAGGCGTTTTGTGCCAATGCAATCCCTACACCTACAGTGGGTAGTTTACAAACGGGTACTCCGGCTACTAATTTTAATTGGTATTCAAGCCTTGATGCTTTTGATAATCCAATAGAAGCATCAAAATTATCATCATCAGACCCATTAACAAGTGGTATATATTATATTCAAATAGATGATGGTTCTTGTACAAGTAACGCGGTGGCAGTAACCGTAAATGTAGATGTTCCGGTAGATGCAGGATCATCAGATACTTTACGATATTGTGAAGATAATATTCCAGCTGCAGATTTTAATCTATTTGATGAATTAGGAGGGTTTCCACAAACAGGAGGTAATTGGACTACTAATTCGTCCTTAGCAATAACAAATGGACACTTAGGAACAGTAAATATCTCAACTTTAATTGCAGGGACATATGTTTTTACTTATACAATCTCTGGTGGTGGTGCTTGTCCAGATGGAATTTCAACCGTAACAATTATAATTTCGCCTATATTATCCTCAGGAACGCCATCAGGAGCAAACCGAACATTTTGTGTGTCCGGCCTACCTTCAAATTTTGACTTAATGACGTTGTTAGATACTGATGCAGACCTCGGAGGTGTATGGACAGAAGGACTTTCCAGCTCAGGTACGGTTGTTCCATCATCCATAGATTTAACCACTGGAGCTTTTACTCCTGCAAGTAGCCCATATAATTTTACATACTCACAGAATACTACAACGCCTTGTCCGGAAGATTCTACAACGATTCAAATTGTAGTATTGGCAGATCCTAATGCCGGAACTGCTACAAACGATACATTTTGTGAAAATGCATTGATAGCAAATTATAATCTGTTTAATGCCTTAGATGGATCTCAAGATAATAATTTAGGAATTTGGACAGATGCTACCAACGCAACAATATCGGATCCTTTAAATTTAGATATTACGAGTTTTACTGTAGGAGGAAGTCCATATACTTTTAATTATACAATTGATAATGGAACTTGTTCTGATACAGAAACGATAAGTATAACAATAGAAGATGCGCCCAATGCAGGGACAACTACAAATCCAAATGCCTTTTGTTTATCAGATATCACACCGGGGCAGACATTAGACCTATCAGATTATTTAAGCGTCGATGCAGATCCAGGGGTTTGGAGTGATGATACGCCTTCAAATCGATTATCAGGAAGCATTGTAACGTTAGATGGTCTGCTACCAGGAACAACATATAGTTTTACATTCGATGTAACTGCATTCCCTGGTTGCGATACACCTGAAATGCCAACTGTTTTAATAACAATTAATGCACAACCAGATACAGGAGCAGCAGATCCAGCAATTTATTGTGAAAATGATCTCGCATTAAATAACACAGCTTTTGATTTATTTACGCTTTTAACTGGAACAGTAGATGCGGGAGGGCAATGGTACTTAGGTACAGACTCTGCAGGCACAATGATTTCCAATGTCCTAGATTTAAATACACTAACAAATATACAGGTATATGATTATACTTATAGTATTACAGATATAAACGGATGTATAAATAGTACAACAACAAGTATAACGATAGAAGATGCACCGAATGCAGGAACAACGACTAACCCGAATGCCTTTTGTGTAGCGGATATTACATCGGGGCAAACGTTGGATTTATTAGACTATTTAAGTGTGGATGCAGATCCGGGAATTTGGATAGACGATACGCCTTCCAATCAATTAACGGGAAGTACTGTGCGTTTAGATAATCTACTACCGGGAACAACATATAGTTTTACATTCGATGTAACAGCCATAGATGGCTGTGATGCACCTGAAATGCCAACTGTTTTAATTACAATTAATGCACAGCCCAATACGGGAACAGCTGACCCAGCAACTTATTGTGAAAATAATCCTGCGTTAAATAATACCTCTTTTAATTTATTTACGCTTTTAACAGGAACAGTAGATGCAGGAGGGCAATGGTATTTAGGTACAGACACGACAGGAACGGCGATCACTAACATTTTGGATTTAAATACACTTACCAATATTCAAGTATACAATTATACTTATAGTATTACAGATATAAATGGATGTACCAATAATACAACAACGAGCATAACGATAGAAGATGCACCGAATGCAGGAACAACGACTAACCCGAATGCCTTTTGTGTAGCGGATATTACACCGGGGCAAACGTTGGATTTATTAGACTATTTAAGTGTGGATGCAGATCCGGGAGTTTGGATTGACGATACGCCTTCCAATCAATTAACGGGAAGTACTGTGCGTTTAGATAATCTACTACCGGGAACAACATATAGTTTTACATTCGATGTAACAGCCATAGATGGTTGTGATGCACCAGAAATGCCAATGGTAACTATTACTATTAACGATTCATCAGCACCAACAGCAAACGCAACTCAGGAATTTTGTGATACAGCAACCGTTGGAGATTTAACAGTTTTAACAGGAACTACTATACAATGGTACGATGATGCAACAGGAGGAACGCCATTAGCTGGAACAGTAACTCTAATAGATGGAGAAAACTACTTTGCCACACAAACAGATGGAACAACTGGATGTGAATCTTCCGTGAGAACAGAAGTAATAGCTAGAATTTATCAATCTCCAAATGCGGGAGTTTCTGTTAACCCCGGAATTTCTGAATGTAATAATACTACAATAAACCTTTTTGATGGTTTAGATGGTTCGCAGGATAACGGAGGAACTTGGTATGAAGGTCCAGACAATACAGGAGCAGTAGTATCAACTCCAACAACTTATGATGTAACAGGGTTTAGTGCTAATAATTATCAATTTACATATTATATAACTGCTTCTGCACCATGTGTAGATGATAGTACAACTATAACGGTTACTATAGATGAACCTTTGAGTGCAGGAACAGATAATACTTTAGATGCTTGTAGTACAGATGCAACAACAGATTTATTTACGCTTTTAGGAGCTGCAGACCCGGGAGGAACATGGTCACCAGCATTAACAAGTGGAACAGGTGTTTTCGATCCAACGGTTGATGCAGGAGATATTTATACTTACACACATACAAACGCATGTGGAGTTACAAGAAGCGAAGTTATTGTAACAGTTACACAAGCACCAAATGCAGGAACTAGTAATCCAGCATTAATTTGTGTGATAGATGGTCCGACAGATTTATTTACCTTTTTAGGAGGCGCAGATACATTAGGAACATGGTCACCAGCATTAGCTAGTGGTACGGGAGTTTTTGACCCTTTAGTCGATACTGCTGGTGTTTATAGATATACAGTAACAGCAAACTCACCTTGTGCAATAGATGCTACCGCAGATATAACAGTAACTGTTAGTGATAGTTCACCACCAATTGTGAATAATGCAACTATGGAATTTTGTTTGATTGACAATCCAACAGTCGCAGATTTAGATGCAGCTTTAACGGCAACAGGAACCATTACCTGGTATGAAGATGCTGCTTTGACAACACAACTTAATGCCACAGATACATTGGTAGATGGGGAAGATTATTATGCAACTCAAACAAATGCCTCTGGTTGTGAGTCTTCAACAAATGTTCAAGTTGATGTTATTGTTAATGATACGCCAACGCCAACATTAGATAATCTAGCTGCAGAATATTGTATCAATGATGGTCCAATAATTAATGATCTGTCATTAAATATTACAGAATATAACGCATCAACAAGCAATATAGTTTGGTATGATGCTGCATCAAATGGTTCTGTTATTTCGGACAGCTCAACTTTAAATCACAATGTTACTTATTATGCCGCTTTAGTAGATGGTACTACAGGTTGTGAAAGTAGTGTTCGTTTAGCAATTACTACAGATTTAACGTCTTGTGGTAAATTGATACTTCCGGACGGATTCTCACCAAATGGAGACGGAACTAACGATACATATGATTTTGATAATTTACATATTCTATATCCCAATTTTGTAATAGAGATATTTAATCGCTACGGAAATATTGTATATAAAGGAAATGCTAATACACCAAGATTTGATGGTATATCTAATCAATCCAGAACAATAGGTAGTGGAGATTTACCAGTAGGAGTCTATTATTATATTTTCAATTTCAATGATGGAGAAAATAAACCAGAACAAGGACGCTTATACTTAAGCAGATAA
- a CDS encoding PorP/SprF family type IX secretion system membrane protein, with the protein MKNLNIYHKIAALLSLTLLSFQSFAQQDPQFTQYMYNMSVINPAYATAEDAILNLGGLYRTQWVGVEGAPKTGTFFAHTPINEKIEMGISFTNDNIGDVVSENNIYADFAYILPVGFQAKLSLGIKAGFTLFDVNFDGFNLQSGNTTTDVAFNENISKTFPNLGIGAFYFTNNYYIGLSAPNLLTTKHLETEGGVKSTGVQDIHYFLTGGYVFDINRDLKFKPAFMAKSVRGAPLALDITANVLFNDRLEVGLGYRLDDAISGLASFRITPELKIGYAYDFTTTTLGDFNSGSHEIFILFDIDLFGLKGGYDRSPRFF; encoded by the coding sequence ATGAAAAATTTAAATATATATCATAAAATAGCTGCTTTGTTAAGTTTGACGCTCTTGTCATTTCAAAGTTTTGCGCAACAAGACCCACAATTTACACAGTATATGTATAATATGAGTGTTATTAATCCAGCCTATGCAACAGCAGAAGATGCGATTCTAAATTTAGGAGGCTTATATAGAACACAATGGGTTGGCGTAGAAGGCGCTCCAAAAACAGGAACTTTTTTCGCTCACACACCTATTAATGAGAAAATTGAAATGGGTATTTCGTTTACGAATGATAATATAGGTGATGTTGTAAGTGAAAATAATATTTATGCAGATTTCGCTTATATATTACCAGTAGGATTTCAAGCAAAATTATCGCTTGGTATTAAAGCAGGGTTTACATTATTTGATGTTAATTTTGATGGCTTCAATTTACAATCAGGTAATACGACAACGGATGTCGCGTTTAATGAAAATATCAGTAAAACATTTCCTAATTTAGGTATTGGAGCATTTTATTTTACCAATAACTATTATATTGGCTTATCCGCTCCAAACCTGTTAACAACAAAGCACTTAGAAACAGAAGGCGGTGTGAAATCTACAGGTGTTCAAGATATTCACTATTTTTTAACAGGAGGTTATGTTTTTGATATTAACAGAGATTTAAAGTTTAAGCCTGCATTTATGGCAAAATCAGTTAGAGGTGCTCCTTTGGCTTTAGACATCACAGCTAATGTGTTATTTAATGACAGGTTAGAAGTAGGGTTAGGATATCGATTAGATGATGCTATAAGTGGGTTAGCAAGTTTTAGAATAACACCAGAATTAAAAATTGGGTACGCTTACGACTTTACAACCACGACCTTAGGTGATTTCAATTCAGGATCTCATGAAATATTTATTTTATTTGATATTGATTTATTCGGACTTAAAGGAGGATACGATCGTTCACCTAGATTCTTCTAA
- a CDS encoding OmpA family protein, producing MKKHIYIFASLLLVSGIALAQKGNLKRANKLFEMRAYVEAAEIYEKKERTQEVLQNLADSYYYNANLQKAIKTYRELFVTYGDSIDIELHFRYAQALKGAKSYKEADFHLSRYFNKRINTPAFMDALDKKTPHIFKLKQLESANSTSDFGLSFYGDNKVAFASSRNSKNPAYSWNNLPYLDLYKATMTDNGTLEDITPFSDEINTDSHESSATFSSDAKTMYFNRTNKTRTKTDTERIAHIKIFKAELVDSIWTNVTELPFNSNKYSTEHPSLSKDGKTLYFASDMPGTIGGFDIYKVAINDDGTYGEPENLGDKVNTKHREQFPYISDLDVLYFSSDGHQGYGSLDVLRSNILNGSFDKPVNLGGSINSSLDDFAYTVREKNNKGYVSSNRSGYDRLYGFAREENILTKYLVEGIVQDKNSKELLVGSLVTLFDETGTVIQDTIIGEKADYLFKIEPNKKYKVRGTRKAYIPQDVEFSTDGKGKIYHNIYLTLESYASAEERVKENERGDVQIQLDKIYFDFDKSNIREDAAVTLNVLVDLLNKYPDMAIEVSAHTDARGSDQYNLNLSKSRAASTLEYLVSQGIDRNRLKSIGYGEMQPLNECVKEGICSDEEYDINRRCEFTIIN from the coding sequence ATGAAAAAACATATATACATATTTGCAAGCCTTTTATTAGTTAGTGGAATAGCATTAGCGCAAAAAGGAAATTTAAAAAGAGCCAATAAGCTTTTTGAAATGAGAGCCTATGTTGAAGCGGCTGAGATTTATGAAAAGAAAGAGCGTACTCAAGAAGTGCTTCAAAATTTGGCAGATAGTTATTATTATAATGCTAATTTGCAAAAAGCAATAAAAACCTATCGGGAGTTATTTGTAACTTATGGAGACTCTATAGACATTGAATTACATTTTAGATACGCACAAGCTTTAAAAGGTGCTAAAAGTTATAAAGAAGCCGATTTTCATTTAAGCAGATATTTCAATAAAAGAATAAATACGCCTGCTTTTATGGACGCTTTAGATAAAAAGACTCCGCATATATTTAAACTAAAACAATTAGAAAGCGCTAATTCAACCAGTGACTTCGGTTTATCATTCTATGGAGACAATAAAGTAGCTTTTGCTTCATCAAGAAATAGTAAAAACCCAGCTTACTCATGGAATAATTTACCGTATTTAGATTTGTATAAAGCAACCATGACTGATAATGGGACTTTAGAAGATATTACACCTTTTTCAGATGAGATAAATACAGATTCTCATGAAAGTAGTGCGACATTTAGTAGCGATGCTAAAACCATGTATTTTAATAGAACCAATAAAACGCGTACAAAAACAGATACCGAGCGTATTGCTCATATTAAAATTTTTAAAGCGGAGTTGGTGGATAGTATCTGGACCAATGTTACAGAATTACCATTCAATTCAAATAAATATAGTACAGAGCATCCTAGCTTAAGTAAAGATGGAAAAACACTTTATTTTGCTAGCGATATGCCAGGGACTATTGGAGGATTCGATATCTACAAAGTAGCTATAAATGATGATGGTACTTATGGGGAGCCAGAAAACTTAGGCGATAAAGTAAATACAAAACATCGCGAACAATTTCCTTACATAAGTGATCTTGATGTATTATACTTTTCATCAGATGGGCATCAGGGATATGGCAGTTTAGATGTGCTTAGGAGTAACATTCTAAATGGTAGTTTTGATAAACCTGTAAACTTAGGAGGCTCAATAAATAGCAGTTTAGACGATTTTGCATATACTGTAAGAGAAAAGAATAATAAAGGATATGTGTCTTCAAATAGAAGTGGTTATGATAGACTGTATGGTTTTGCGAGAGAAGAAAACATTTTAACCAAGTATTTAGTAGAAGGTATTGTACAAGATAAAAATAGTAAAGAATTATTAGTAGGTTCTTTAGTAACATTATTTGATGAAACAGGTACAGTAATTCAGGATACTATTATAGGCGAAAAAGCAGATTACCTATTTAAGATAGAACCTAATAAAAAATATAAAGTTCGAGGAACACGAAAAGCATACATTCCTCAAGATGTTGAATTCTCAACAGATGGTAAAGGTAAAATATACCATAATATCTATTTAACTTTAGAGTCGTATGCCTCTGCAGAAGAACGTGTTAAGGAAAACGAAAGAGGTGATGTTCAAATTCAGTTAGATAAAATCTATTTCGATTTCGATAAATCTAACATTCGAGAAGATGCCGCAGTAACTTTAAATGTGCTTGTTGATTTACTAAACAAGTATCCGGATATGGCCATTGAAGTATCTGCGCACACAGATGCACGAGGATCAGATCAATACAACTTAAATTTATCTAAAAGTCGGGCAGCATCTACTTTAGAATATTTAGTAAGCCAAGGCATTGACAGAAACCGACTAAAAAGTATTGGTTATGGAGAAATGCAACCACTTAACGAATGTGTTAAAGAAGGTATTTGTAGTGATGAAGAATACGATATTAACAGGCGCTGTGAATTTACTATTATAAATTAA
- a CDS encoding Calx-beta domain-containing protein, with translation MISQDFYRFGGLGTNDSGSIGFKSISTTSILEASNQATNVTGSVVGAELFSTNTTPGATAVFTIKADGVNAISFDVNDLTIFNYLSPTNGPSTYTTNTQIVFKNAVGSTIRTMTLSANKSLSENNSGVSIGTFFDNNNTLPVTGVSEIEFTVSPLTDQPDAFTLKGITISNVVEGAVPTGTATINFNNTGITNNRKLGKTVSLGPLSFSINSLATNDFVSFRETSGSGGTGALYDDNVDIGGVTKWTIKRHGGDEFAISSIYIQDSGVGASTSGTLKAYKDGAQVGATVNITFDGNQVLSSNTDFQDIDELWIEAVDLNVFIDDIVYSIPSSLSLPTVTTLASTLVLSNSATLNGDVTSDGGAAITERGFVYALTSTDPTPTVAESGGANVTKVIVSGTTGSYNQAISSLLASSNYSFSAYAINSEGTTEGTVETFTTSNPTVAFTSTSSSGAESVNSVNLEISLNTISGSNVSVNYAVTGTATGSGTDYTLADGSLTITAGDSNNDITIASIVSDAILEANETVIVTISSPTNATLGTNLIHTYTINNDDSAAVTIADVSGNENDGAITIMAILDNAVQGGFTVDVSTSDGTATTGGSDYTAVTGQTLTFTGNAGETQTFTVTPTGDTKLEANETVTIAQSNLAATALSVDITDGATVTVNNDDAAAVTIADVSGNENDGAITVTATLDNAVQGGFTVDVSTSDGTATTGDSDYTAVTGQTLTFTGNAGETQTFTVTPTGDTKLEANETVTIAQSNLAATALSVDITDGATVTINNDDITVTVLTDDASNIMTTSAILGGNVTDEGSTSVTDRGIVYALTADDNDPEIGDANTTKLQIGVGAGAYSQSVMGLSDNSGYSYRSYAINSSGTTYGTVKTFTTATLSLEDRPLKDSISLYPNPIENNLYIETNNVEVEQVTLFDVLGKFVENVELENQTVDLSSINPGIYLLRIKAEGGTLVKRIIKK, from the coding sequence ATGATTTCCCAAGATTTTTATAGGTTTGGAGGACTTGGAACAAATGACTCTGGTAGCATTGGATTTAAATCAATTTCTACAACATCAATATTAGAAGCTAGCAACCAAGCAACTAATGTTACTGGTAGTGTAGTAGGTGCAGAATTATTTTCCACAAATACAACTCCTGGGGCAACCGCGGTATTTACTATTAAAGCAGATGGAGTAAATGCCATATCTTTCGATGTGAATGATTTAACCATTTTTAACTATCTGTCACCAACAAATGGGCCATCTACTTATACAACAAATACTCAGATAGTTTTTAAAAATGCTGTAGGGAGTACAATTAGAACAATGACATTAAGTGCAAATAAATCGCTGTCTGAAAATAATTCAGGTGTTTCAATAGGCACTTTTTTTGACAACAATAATACCTTGCCCGTTACTGGAGTTTCGGAAATTGAATTTACTGTGAGCCCTCTAACAGACCAACCAGACGCATTTACCTTAAAAGGAATAACTATTAGCAATGTAGTAGAAGGTGCTGTGCCTACAGGTACTGCAACAATTAATTTTAATAATACAGGAATAACTAATAATAGAAAACTTGGAAAAACAGTTTCATTAGGACCGCTAAGTTTTTCAATAAATTCATTAGCAACCAACGATTTTGTTTCTTTTAGAGAAACCTCAGGATCTGGAGGTACTGGAGCGCTTTATGATGACAATGTCGATATTGGTGGAGTAACCAAATGGACTATTAAGCGTCACGGAGGAGATGAATTTGCTATTTCAAGTATTTATATTCAAGATTCTGGTGTTGGAGCTAGTACTTCGGGGACTTTAAAGGCTTATAAAGATGGTGCTCAGGTAGGGGCAACTGTTAATATTACTTTTGACGGGAATCAGGTATTATCTAGTAATACCGATTTTCAGGATATAGACGAATTATGGATTGAAGCAGTCGATTTAAATGTTTTTATTGATGATATAGTGTACTCAATACCATCAAGTTTATCGCTCCCTACTGTAACGACTCTAGCAAGTACCTTAGTTTTGTCGAACAGTGCCACACTTAATGGTGATGTAACCTCAGATGGAGGTGCAGCTATAACAGAAAGAGGCTTTGTATATGCATTAACTTCTACAGATCCCACGCCAACAGTGGCAGAATCTGGAGGTGCCAACGTAACTAAAGTAATCGTTTCTGGTACAACAGGAAGTTATAATCAAGCCATTTCGAGTTTACTCGCCTCCAGTAACTATAGCTTTTCTGCATACGCCATAAATAGTGAAGGAACGACAGAAGGGACAGTAGAAACATTTACAACATCAAATCCAACGGTAGCTTTTACATCTACTAGTTCTTCAGGAGCTGAAAGTGTTAACAGTGTAAATTTAGAAATTTCATTAAATACTATAAGCGGAAGTAATGTGTCTGTAAATTATGCTGTAACAGGAACAGCAACAGGAAGTGGTACAGATTATACTTTAGCAGATGGCTCATTAACCATTACAGCAGGAGATAGTAATAATGATATAACCATAGCCAGTATAGTATCTGATGCTATTTTGGAAGCTAACGAAACAGTTATAGTAACTATTTCGAGTCCAACGAATGCAACTTTAGGGACGAATCTGATACATACTTACACTATTAATAACGACGATAGTGCCGCAGTCACCATAGCCGATGTAAGCGGGAATGAAAACGATGGGGCCATCACGATAATGGCAATCTTGGACAATGCCGTACAGGGCGGTTTTACAGTAGACGTAAGTACGAGCGATGGAACCGCTACCACGGGGGGCAGTGATTATACGGCAGTGACAGGTCAGACCTTGACCTTTACAGGTAATGCCGGCGAGACACAAACGTTTACCGTGACCCCTACCGGAGATACAAAACTGGAGGCCAATGAAACGGTCACAATAGCCCAGTCCAACCTAGCAGCTACAGCCTTGTCGGTGGACATCACCGATGGAGCAACAGTAACGGTAAACAATGACGATGCAGCCGCAGTCACCATAGCCGATGTAAGCGGGAACGAGAACGATGGGGCTATCACGGTAACGGCAACCTTGGACAATGCCGTACAGGGCGGTTTTACAGTAGACGTAAGTACGAGCGATGGAACCGCTACCACTGGGGACAGTGATTATACGGCAGTGACAGGTCAGACCTTGACCTTTACAGGTAATGCCGGCGAGACACAAACGTTTACCGTGACCCCTACCGGAGATACAAAACTGGAGGCCAATGAAACGGTCACAATAGCCCAGTCCAACCTGGCAGCTACAGCCTTGTCGGTAGACATCACAGATGGCGCTACAGTAACTATTAATAATGATGATATTACAGTAACAGTTCTTACGGACGATGCCAGTAACATAATGACAACATCGGCAATCTTGGGAGGCAATGTCACGGACGAGGGAAGTACCAGTGTAACGGACCGGGGCATCGTTTACGCCCTGACAGCAGACGATAATGATCCTGAAATTGGAGATGCCAATACCACAAAATTACAGATAGGAGTTGGAGCGGGAGCATATAGCCAATCTGTTATGGGACTGAGCGACAATTCGGGATATTCATACAGATCTTATGCCATCAATAGTTCCGGAACAACTTACGGTACCGTAAAGACGTTTACTACCGCTACTTTGAGCCTTGAGGATAGACCATTAAAGGACTCGATAAGCTTATATCCAAATCCGATAGAAAATAACTTGTATATCGAAACAAATAATGTAGAAGTAGAACAGGTGACATTATTCGATGTTTTAGGAAAGTTTGTTGAAAATGTTGAGTTAGAGAATCAAACAGTTGATTTATCGAGTATCAATCCTGGGATATATCTTTTAAGGATAAAAGCGGAGGGAGGAACATTAGTAAAGAGAATAATCAAGAAATAA